One window from the genome of Mycolicibacterium gadium encodes:
- a CDS encoding 2Fe-2S iron-sulfur cluster-binding protein: MARADVDLDGQRHHLDWPPQSTLVDVMVAAGIDVPHSCREGRCGSCVCSVVSGEVDMAPNDVLEPTDRDAGLILACQTRPVSDTVHIEF, encoded by the coding sequence ATGGCCAGAGCCGACGTGGATCTCGACGGACAACGGCATCACCTCGACTGGCCGCCGCAGTCCACACTCGTCGACGTGATGGTGGCGGCGGGCATCGACGTGCCCCACTCGTGCCGCGAAGGGCGGTGCGGCTCGTGCGTGTGCAGCGTCGTCTCCGGGGAGGTCGATATGGCACCGAACGATGTGCTCGAACCCACGGATCGCGACGCCGGCCTGATCCTGGCCTGTCAGACCAGACCCGTCTCCGACACGGTGCACATCGAGTTTTGA
- a CDS encoding flavin-containing monooxygenase: protein MSNEADVDVVVVGAGFAGIYALHKFRSLGLAVRVFEAASEVGGTWYFNRYPGARCDVESVDYCYSFSDELQQKWSWSEKYATQAEILRYLNWVVDELDLRDGITFNTRVTSAVFDDAAVRWTANTDTGESVNARFCVMATGPLSAALTPDFPGLSSFEGEVYHTAHWPKETVDFTGKRVAVIGTGSSGIQSIPIIADQAQKLVVFQRTPNYSVPAGNRTLTDKDVADYKASYDERRRLSWRSGGGSPHIAHPKLTMEATAQERRAAFEKRWELGGVLFSKTFSDQMTDIEANDEARRFYEEKVRAVIDDPDVADLLIPNDHPIGTKRICTDTNYFQTFNRSHVDLVSVRRTPIEFIDATGITTSDARFDVDAIVLATGFDAMTGALAKIDIVGRDGHTLRDDWADGPRTYLGLSVDDFPNLFLVSGPGAPAVLANMVLHAEAHVNWIADAISYLDTHGHTAIEATPDAVEDWNAELSRRANASLFTRANSWYMGANVPGKPRGFMLFIGGFATYLDICNEVVSAGYKGFRLLNAS, encoded by the coding sequence GTGAGCAACGAGGCAGACGTGGACGTCGTCGTCGTGGGCGCAGGGTTCGCCGGAATCTACGCCCTGCACAAGTTCCGGTCGCTGGGATTGGCGGTGCGGGTGTTCGAGGCCGCGTCGGAGGTCGGCGGCACGTGGTACTTCAACCGGTACCCCGGAGCGCGCTGCGATGTCGAAAGTGTCGACTACTGCTACTCGTTCTCCGACGAGTTGCAACAGAAATGGTCGTGGAGCGAGAAATATGCGACCCAGGCCGAGATCCTGCGGTACCTGAATTGGGTCGTCGACGAACTCGATCTGCGGGACGGCATCACGTTCAACACGCGTGTGACATCGGCGGTGTTCGATGACGCCGCTGTGCGCTGGACGGCGAACACCGACACGGGGGAGTCGGTCAACGCACGATTCTGCGTGATGGCGACGGGACCGCTGTCGGCTGCGTTGACGCCGGACTTCCCGGGCCTGTCCTCGTTCGAGGGCGAGGTTTACCACACCGCGCACTGGCCGAAGGAGACAGTCGACTTCACCGGCAAGCGCGTCGCCGTGATCGGCACCGGATCGTCGGGCATCCAGTCGATACCGATCATCGCCGACCAGGCGCAGAAGCTCGTCGTCTTCCAACGCACCCCGAATTACAGTGTCCCCGCCGGTAATCGAACCTTGACGGACAAGGACGTCGCCGACTACAAGGCTTCTTACGACGAGCGCCGTCGGTTGTCGTGGCGGAGCGGCGGAGGCTCACCGCACATCGCGCACCCCAAGCTGACGATGGAGGCCACCGCGCAGGAGCGCAGGGCCGCATTCGAAAAGCGCTGGGAACTCGGCGGCGTGTTGTTCTCCAAGACCTTCAGCGACCAGATGACGGATATCGAAGCCAACGATGAGGCCCGGAGGTTCTACGAGGAAAAGGTCCGCGCCGTCATCGATGATCCCGACGTCGCCGACCTGTTGATCCCGAACGACCACCCGATCGGCACCAAACGGATCTGCACCGACACCAACTACTTTCAGACGTTCAACCGGTCACACGTCGACCTCGTCAGTGTCCGCAGGACGCCCATCGAGTTCATCGACGCCACCGGCATCACCACCTCCGACGCACGGTTCGACGTCGATGCGATCGTGCTCGCCACCGGGTTCGACGCGATGACGGGTGCACTCGCGAAAATCGACATCGTCGGGCGGGACGGCCACACATTGCGCGACGATTGGGCCGACGGGCCACGGACGTATCTCGGGTTGAGTGTGGACGACTTCCCGAATCTGTTCTTGGTGTCCGGACCCGGCGCACCAGCCGTGCTGGCCAACATGGTGCTGCACGCAGAAGCCCACGTGAACTGGATCGCCGATGCCATTTCTTATCTCGACACCCATGGTCACACCGCCATCGAGGCGACCCCCGACGCCGTCGAGGACTGGAACGCCGAACTGAGCCGTCGGGCGAACGCCTCGCTGTTCACGAGGGCTAACTCTTGGTACATGGGGGCCAATGTGCCCGGCAAGCCAAGGGGTTTCATGCTCTTCATCGGTGGATTCGCCACCTACCTCGACATCTGCAACGAAGTCGTCAGCGCGGGCTACAAAGGTTTCCGTCTCCTGAATGCATCATGA
- a CDS encoding mycofactocin-coupled SDR family oxidoreductase, which produces MSGLDGKVVVVTGAGRGTGRVHCQRFADEGADVIALDAAEVAGDLDDTAREVRDRGRRCVAAMVDVRDADAMSAAIDAAVGELGRLDVVVANAGVHTAGAPTWELSDETWQNTLDINLTGVFHTVKSTVPHIGGGGGSVVIISSTNGLRGTPNSAHYTASKHALVGLARTLANELGPQRIRVNTVHPGAVGTAMVLNDATFRRLCPDVPNPTAADAAEVLKARNLLPVGWVEPVDIANAVVFLASDEARYITGTQLVIDAGLTQKV; this is translated from the coding sequence ATGTCGGGACTTGACGGCAAGGTGGTCGTCGTGACCGGTGCAGGGAGGGGAACCGGACGCGTCCACTGTCAACGGTTCGCCGACGAAGGTGCGGACGTCATTGCGCTCGATGCCGCCGAGGTTGCCGGTGATCTCGATGACACAGCACGCGAGGTGCGCGATCGCGGCCGGCGATGCGTCGCCGCGATGGTCGACGTACGCGATGCCGATGCGATGTCGGCCGCGATCGACGCGGCCGTCGGCGAACTGGGTCGCCTCGACGTCGTCGTGGCCAATGCCGGTGTACACACCGCAGGCGCACCGACATGGGAGCTCAGCGACGAAACCTGGCAGAACACCCTGGACATCAATCTGACCGGGGTGTTTCACACCGTGAAGTCGACGGTGCCACACATCGGTGGGGGCGGGGGATCTGTGGTGATCATCAGTTCCACCAACGGATTACGTGGTACTCCCAACAGCGCGCACTACACCGCCAGCAAGCATGCGCTGGTCGGCCTTGCCCGCACGCTGGCCAATGAGCTGGGGCCCCAGCGGATTCGGGTCAACACCGTTCATCCGGGGGCGGTCGGTACCGCGATGGTACTCAACGACGCGACATTCCGTCGGCTGTGTCCCGACGTGCCCAACCCCACAGCGGCCGACGCCGCCGAAGTCCTCAAGGCCCGCAACCTGTTGCCGGTGGGATGGGTCGAGCCCGTCGACATCGCCAACGCCGTGGTGTTCCTGGCCTCCGACGAAGCCCGCTACATCACCGGAACCCAACTCGTGATCGACGCCGGTCTGACGCAGAAGGTATGA
- a CDS encoding mycofactocin-coupled SDR family oxidoreductase: MGRLQGKVALITGAARGIGRAQAVRFAQEGADVIALDICGPVDTVVTPPATPVDLDDTARLVSEAGRRVVTEVVDVRDTAAVQAATDRGVEVLGGLDIVCATAGITSREMAMEMSEIAWQTMLDVNLTGVWRTCRATAPHLIERGAGSMILISSIAGLRGLVGVAHYTSAKHGVVGLMRTLANELAPHNIRVNSVHPTNVDTPMIQNDNVRAAFRPDLEHVSREQFAEAACSMNMLPIPWVDPVDVANACLFLASDEARYITAVTLPVDAGSTQR, encoded by the coding sequence ATGGGTCGATTGCAGGGGAAGGTCGCACTGATCACTGGCGCGGCGCGGGGTATCGGACGCGCGCAGGCGGTTCGATTTGCGCAGGAGGGTGCCGACGTCATCGCTCTGGACATCTGCGGCCCAGTGGACACCGTCGTCACACCGCCGGCGACACCCGTCGATCTCGACGACACGGCCCGGCTGGTATCCGAAGCCGGCCGCCGTGTCGTCACCGAGGTCGTCGACGTCCGTGACACCGCTGCTGTGCAGGCCGCGACGGACCGCGGCGTCGAGGTCCTCGGTGGTCTGGACATCGTGTGCGCGACCGCGGGGATCACATCGCGCGAGATGGCCATGGAGATGTCCGAGATTGCCTGGCAGACAATGCTGGACGTCAACCTGACCGGGGTCTGGCGGACCTGTCGTGCCACCGCACCGCATCTCATCGAACGCGGGGCGGGGTCGATGATTCTGATCAGCTCCATCGCGGGCCTACGCGGTTTGGTCGGGGTCGCGCACTACACCTCGGCCAAACACGGTGTGGTCGGGCTCATGCGTACCCTCGCCAATGAGCTTGCACCGCACAATATCCGGGTCAACTCGGTTCATCCGACAAATGTCGACACGCCGATGATCCAGAACGACAACGTCCGCGCCGCGTTCCGGCCGGACCTCGAGCATGTCTCGCGTGAGCAGTTCGCGGAGGCGGCGTGCTCGATGAACATGTTGCCGATTCCGTGGGTCGACCCCGTCGACGTCGCCAACGCATGCCTGTTCCTGGCCTCGGACGAGGCCCGCTACATCACGGCGGTCACGCTGCCGGTGGACGCGGGCAGCACTCAGCGGTGA
- a CDS encoding alpha/beta fold hydrolase encodes MTAELTYDGTLREMPTEAGVLRYHEAGDGPPLLLLHGSGPGVTGWRNFRGIVGTFAERFRCLVLEFPGFGVSDDFGGHPMITAFGAVGTFVDALGLDSVDIVGNSMGGAVGINYATHQPSKVRRLVTIGGIGTNIFSPGPSEGIRLLQEFTEDPTRQRLVDWLHSMVYDPALVTEQLIEERWALATDPPTLESARRMYGKAAFTQMMAAMRASDGPLPWATMHKLAAPTLLTWGRDDRVSPLDMALIPMRTIPNAELHVFPNCGHWAMIEAKDAFVSTVLAFLTR; translated from the coding sequence ATGACAGCGGAATTGACCTATGACGGCACGCTTCGCGAGATGCCCACCGAGGCGGGCGTTCTTCGCTACCACGAAGCGGGTGATGGTCCTCCCCTGTTGCTCTTGCACGGGTCCGGTCCGGGGGTGACGGGCTGGCGCAATTTCCGCGGCATTGTGGGCACCTTCGCGGAGCGCTTCCGCTGCCTCGTGCTGGAGTTCCCCGGCTTCGGCGTGAGCGACGACTTCGGCGGCCACCCGATGATCACCGCGTTCGGCGCCGTGGGCACGTTCGTGGACGCGCTGGGACTCGATTCCGTCGACATCGTCGGTAATTCGATGGGTGGCGCCGTCGGCATCAACTACGCGACCCATCAGCCGTCGAAGGTGCGGCGCCTCGTCACGATCGGCGGGATCGGCACCAACATCTTCTCGCCGGGCCCCAGTGAGGGCATCCGGCTCTTGCAGGAATTCACCGAGGACCCGACGCGGCAGCGACTGGTCGACTGGTTGCACTCGATGGTGTACGACCCGGCACTGGTGACCGAGCAACTGATCGAGGAACGGTGGGCGCTGGCGACGGATCCACCGACGCTGGAAAGCGCCCGCCGCATGTACGGCAAGGCGGCGTTCACGCAGATGATGGCGGCGATGCGGGCATCCGATGGTCCACTGCCCTGGGCGACGATGCACAAACTCGCGGCGCCGACGCTGCTGACGTGGGGCCGCGATGACCGGGTGAGCCCCCTGGACATGGCCCTGATCCCGATGCGGACCATCCCCAACGCCGAACTGCACGTGTTCCCCAACTGCGGGCACTGGGCGATGATCGAGGCCAAGGATGCATTCGTAAGCACGGTGCTGGCGTTCCTGACCCGCTGA
- a CDS encoding ComEA family DNA-binding protein, translating into MRTELPTERLHRRLGAESEPDTDADGEPQPDTLLSRWLPDSDAGGPPSWLAAVRADPGRAGVIALGVVGVVAVLVTLFTLARDDSPPVTSAKLPPVQMVSSTSPTPSAGAPAPDTPVVVSVVGLVGKPGLVTLDPGARIADALAAAGGALDGADLLELNMARRVADGEQIVVGIAPVPGEPATMGSSISPGAAPAPSSEAPSISGDPAAPDGLVDLNSATVEQLDSLPGIGPVTAAAIVAWRDANGRFSSVDQLGDVDGIGPARLEKLRDRVHV; encoded by the coding sequence ATGCGAACGGAATTGCCAACCGAGCGTCTGCATCGCCGTCTCGGCGCTGAGAGTGAGCCCGATACCGACGCCGACGGCGAACCCCAGCCCGACACGTTGTTGTCGCGGTGGTTACCCGATTCCGATGCGGGCGGACCGCCGAGTTGGCTGGCGGCCGTGCGAGCAGATCCGGGCAGGGCTGGGGTCATCGCATTGGGGGTTGTGGGTGTCGTCGCGGTTCTGGTCACACTGTTCACGTTGGCTCGCGACGACTCGCCGCCGGTGACTTCGGCGAAACTGCCACCGGTGCAAATGGTTTCGTCGACGAGTCCGACTCCATCCGCTGGTGCGCCCGCACCCGATACTCCCGTCGTGGTGAGCGTGGTCGGCCTTGTCGGTAAGCCTGGCCTGGTCACGCTGGACCCGGGCGCTCGGATCGCCGATGCGCTCGCTGCCGCGGGCGGAGCGCTCGACGGCGCGGATCTGTTGGAACTGAACATGGCACGACGAGTCGCCGACGGCGAGCAGATCGTCGTCGGCATCGCTCCGGTACCGGGGGAGCCGGCGACGATGGGCAGCTCCATCAGCCCGGGAGCGGCCCCGGCCCCGTCATCGGAGGCGCCTTCGATTTCCGGCGATCCCGCAGCGCCGGACGGTCTGGTGGACCTCAACAGCGCAACCGTCGAGCAGCTCGACAGCCTCCCGGGGATCGGCCCGGTGACCGCGGCAGCGATCGTCGCGTGGCGTGACGCCAACGGACGCTTCAGCAGCGTCGACCAACTCGGTGACGTCGACGGAATCGGGCCTGCGCGGCTGGAGAAGCTGCGCGATCGCGTTCATGTGTGA
- a CDS encoding ComEC/Rec2 family competence protein has protein sequence MDPGVTRLDVRLVPAALTGWSVTAAGILWPTTGVIAVLTVAVAVTAAAGWWCRGRGEDDRTFGAGVLAVAVVGAAFAIAIGLRVDALGQHPVSQRYGTVASVLVTPVESPREVGGNRTMFRATLQELDGHAMSGRVVVFASAAAFSELIAGRPVAFRAQIGRPTRNDLTVAVLSATGTPTWGEAATVLRAAHDVRAGFVEAARTALPADQAAMLPALVLGDTSTLSPQTTEEFRASGLTHLTAVSGANVTIVCGAVLLSAALVGPRVAVVLAAFALLGFVVVVQPSASVLRAAVMGAVTLLAVVSHRRRQAIPALAATVLLLMIASPELAVDLGFALSVSATAALVVIAPAWSRRLVGRGWPKPLADAVCVAIAAQLVTAPLIAGISGTLSVMSVAANLAVAVVIPPITVVGTAAAAVCPVWPAGADLLIRFTGPELWWLLHVAHWSANVPGASLAVPSGLPGVVIIAAAGAAVVVLWRWRWTRMGVWVAIVVGLAWTVSGLSGGHDTIVG, from the coding sequence ATGGACCCGGGCGTCACGCGACTCGACGTCCGTCTGGTACCGGCGGCGCTGACCGGCTGGTCGGTGACAGCTGCCGGAATCCTCTGGCCTACAACAGGTGTGATCGCCGTTTTGACGGTTGCGGTCGCGGTGACCGCAGCGGCGGGGTGGTGGTGTCGTGGCCGCGGCGAGGATGATCGCACCTTTGGTGCAGGGGTGCTCGCCGTCGCGGTGGTCGGTGCCGCATTCGCGATCGCGATCGGACTTCGCGTCGACGCGCTGGGACAGCATCCGGTCTCCCAGCGCTACGGCACGGTCGCCTCCGTCCTCGTCACTCCGGTGGAAAGCCCGCGTGAAGTGGGCGGCAACCGGACCATGTTCCGCGCGACGTTGCAGGAACTCGACGGTCACGCGATGAGTGGAAGGGTGGTCGTATTCGCCTCGGCCGCTGCCTTTTCGGAGCTGATTGCGGGCCGGCCCGTCGCATTCCGCGCCCAGATCGGCCGACCGACTCGTAACGATTTGACGGTTGCCGTGCTATCGGCGACAGGCACGCCGACGTGGGGTGAGGCGGCAACGGTGCTGCGGGCCGCACATGACGTCCGCGCGGGCTTCGTCGAGGCGGCGCGAACTGCCCTACCCGCGGATCAGGCGGCGATGTTGCCTGCGCTGGTCCTGGGTGACACGTCAACGCTGTCGCCGCAGACGACCGAGGAGTTCCGGGCATCGGGCCTCACGCACCTGACCGCCGTGTCCGGCGCCAACGTGACCATCGTGTGCGGGGCGGTGCTGTTGAGTGCCGCTCTCGTCGGGCCGCGGGTGGCGGTCGTGCTCGCGGCGTTCGCGTTGCTCGGTTTCGTTGTCGTCGTGCAGCCCTCGGCGAGTGTGTTGCGCGCCGCGGTCATGGGCGCGGTCACCCTGTTGGCGGTGGTCTCGCACCGCCGTCGGCAGGCCATTCCGGCACTGGCGGCGACGGTTCTGCTGCTGATGATCGCGTCACCCGAGCTCGCTGTCGACCTGGGGTTCGCGCTGTCGGTGTCGGCGACCGCGGCGTTGGTGGTCATCGCACCTGCGTGGTCGCGGCGCCTGGTCGGCCGTGGCTGGCCTAAGCCGCTCGCCGACGCGGTGTGCGTCGCCATCGCCGCCCAACTCGTCACCGCACCGCTCATCGCAGGGATATCGGGCACCCTGAGCGTAATGTCGGTGGCCGCCAATCTGGCCGTCGCCGTGGTCATTCCACCGATCACCGTCGTCGGCACCGCCGCCGCGGCAGTGTGCCCGGTCTGGCCTGCGGGAGCGGATCTGCTGATCAGGTTCACCGGACCCGAACTGTGGTGGCTGCTTCACGTTGCGCACTGGTCGGCGAATGTTCCGGGCGCGTCGCTCGCCGTACCGTCAGGGCTGCCGGGTGTCGTCATCATCGCGGCCGCGGGGGCCGCGGTGGTGGTGCTATGGCGCTGGCGCTGGACCCGGATGGGGGTATGGGTGGCGATCGTCGTCGGGTTGGCGTGGACGGTGTCGGGTCTGTCAGGCGGCCATGACACGATCGTCGGGTGA
- the holA gene encoding DNA polymerase III subunit delta, which produces MSEDAARLHLVLGDEELLVERAIAGVLKGARKRAGTEDVPVDRLRAGEVSTSELAELLSPSLFAEERVVVLESAAEAGKDAVALISDVAADLPSGTELIVVHSGGGRAKALADKLKSLGAQVHPCARITKFAERADFVRREFRALKVKVGDDTVTALLDAVGSDIRDLASVCSQLVADTDGEVDAAAVRRYHSGKAEVKGFDIADKAVVGDVAGAAEALRWAMLAGEPQVVLADALAEAVHTIARVAPLSGDPYRLASELGMPPWRVQKAQKQARRWSRASVAEAMRLVAALNADVKGAAADADYALESAVRKVAELVQD; this is translated from the coding sequence GTGAGTGAGGATGCTGCACGTTTGCACCTGGTGCTCGGAGACGAAGAGCTGCTGGTCGAACGGGCGATAGCCGGCGTGCTCAAAGGTGCCCGCAAGCGGGCGGGCACCGAGGACGTCCCCGTGGACCGGCTGCGCGCCGGTGAGGTCAGCACCAGCGAGCTCGCCGAGCTGCTGAGCCCGTCGTTGTTCGCCGAAGAGCGTGTCGTGGTGCTGGAGTCCGCGGCCGAGGCGGGCAAGGACGCGGTCGCGCTCATCTCCGATGTCGCCGCCGACCTGCCGTCTGGTACCGAGTTGATCGTGGTGCACTCGGGTGGTGGCCGCGCCAAGGCGCTGGCGGACAAGCTCAAAAGCCTTGGTGCACAGGTCCATCCATGCGCACGGATCACGAAATTCGCCGAGCGTGCCGACTTTGTGCGGCGCGAGTTTCGCGCACTGAAGGTCAAAGTCGGCGACGACACCGTGACAGCGCTGCTGGACGCCGTCGGCTCCGACATCCGCGACCTGGCCTCGGTGTGCTCGCAGTTGGTCGCCGACACCGATGGAGAGGTCGACGCCGCGGCCGTACGTCGATACCACTCGGGAAAGGCCGAGGTGAAGGGCTTCGACATCGCGGACAAGGCGGTCGTCGGCGACGTCGCGGGCGCCGCCGAGGCGCTGCGCTGGGCGATGCTGGCCGGCGAGCCCCAGGTGGTATTGGCCGACGCACTGGCCGAGGCCGTTCACACGATCGCCCGGGTAGCACCACTGTCCGGCGATCCCTACCGGCTGGCGTCGGAGCTGGGCATGCCGCCGTGGCGGGTGCAGAAGGCGCAGAAGCAGGCGAGACGGTGGTCTCGCGCCTCGGTCGCGGAGGCGATGCGCCTCGTCGCGGCGTTGAACGCCGATGTGAAGGGAGCCGCAGCGGACGCCGACTACGCGTTGGAGTCAGCGGTGCGAAAGGTCGCCGAGCTCGTCCAGGACTAG
- the rpsT gene encoding 30S ribosomal protein S20: MANIKSQEKRIKTNERRRLRNKSVKSSLHTAVRGFREAVEAGDKDKANELLLKTSRQLDKAASKGVIHKNQAANRKSALSRAFNKI, translated from the coding sequence GTGGCCAACATCAAGTCGCAGGAAAAGCGCATCAAGACGAACGAGCGCCGCAGACTGCGCAACAAGTCGGTGAAGTCGTCTCTTCATACGGCTGTCCGCGGATTCCGGGAGGCCGTCGAGGCCGGGGACAAGGACAAGGCCAACGAGTTGCTGCTGAAGACCAGCCGTCAGCTCGACAAGGCCGCAAGTAAAGGCGTGATCCACAAGAACCAGGCGGCCAACCGCAAGTCCGCGCTGTCGCGTGCGTTCAACAAGATCTGA
- a CDS encoding circularly permuted type 2 ATP-grasp protein gives MSMVSLRTLPADTARSSRTRSPKPRRHDGVFEGYNSLGSYSKAFDEMFDAQGNVRGPYKGIFAELEPSDASELAARAEALGRAFVDQGITFSLSGQERPFPLDLVPRVISAAEWTRLEKGITQRVKALEAYLDDIYGEQEILRDGVIPRRLVTSCEHFHREAVGISPPNGVRIHVAGIDLVRDAQGAFRVLEDNLRSPSGVSYVMENRRTMARVFPNLFATHRVRAVGDYSSHLLRALRNAAASNEADPTVVVLTPGVYNSAYFEHSLLARQMGVELVEGRDLFCRDNTVYMRTTEGERQVDVIYRRIDDDFLDPMQFNPNSVLGVAGLLNAARAGNVVISSAVGNGVGDDKLVYTYVPTIIEYYLGEKPLLANVDTFRCWLDEEREEVLDRVDELVIKPVEGSGGYGIVFGPDASEKELAAISKKIRSDPRGWIAQPVVQLSTVPTQIGDSLAPRHVDLRPFAVNDGDDVWVLPGGLTRVALPEGSLVVNSSQGGGSKDTWVLASRTSVADRELAAAEVVRSLPKAPKAPKSDNGSESSQQQQQQQSQPSRATNGFQDQQQQQQQQAQGSQ, from the coding sequence ATGTCAATGGTGAGTCTTCGAACACTTCCCGCCGACACCGCGCGATCGTCGCGAACCCGCTCGCCAAAGCCCCGACGCCACGACGGCGTTTTCGAGGGCTACAACAGCTTGGGCAGCTATTCGAAGGCGTTCGACGAGATGTTCGACGCCCAGGGCAACGTTCGTGGCCCCTACAAGGGCATCTTCGCTGAGCTGGAGCCGTCTGACGCCTCCGAGTTGGCGGCCCGCGCCGAAGCCCTCGGGCGCGCCTTCGTCGACCAGGGCATCACGTTCTCGCTGTCCGGTCAGGAGCGCCCGTTTCCGCTGGATCTCGTCCCGCGGGTGATCTCGGCGGCGGAGTGGACCCGGCTCGAGAAGGGGATCACGCAGCGGGTCAAGGCGCTCGAGGCGTATCTCGACGACATCTACGGCGAACAGGAGATCCTGCGCGACGGGGTCATTCCGCGCCGGCTCGTGACCTCATGCGAACACTTCCACCGTGAGGCGGTGGGCATATCCCCGCCCAACGGCGTCCGCATCCACGTCGCGGGCATCGACCTCGTTCGCGACGCGCAGGGCGCCTTCCGCGTGCTGGAGGACAACCTGCGCTCACCGTCGGGCGTCTCGTACGTGATGGAGAACCGCCGCACAATGGCGCGGGTCTTCCCCAACCTGTTCGCCACTCACCGGGTGCGGGCCGTCGGCGACTATTCCTCGCACCTGTTGCGGGCACTGCGCAACGCGGCCGCCTCCAATGAGGCCGATCCGACCGTCGTGGTGCTGACGCCCGGCGTCTACAACTCGGCGTACTTCGAACATTCGCTGTTGGCCCGTCAGATGGGCGTCGAGCTGGTCGAGGGTCGCGACCTGTTCTGCCGCGACAACACCGTCTACATGCGCACCACCGAGGGCGAGCGCCAGGTCGACGTCATCTACCGGCGCATCGACGACGACTTCCTCGACCCGATGCAGTTCAATCCCAACTCGGTACTCGGCGTCGCCGGTCTGCTCAATGCCGCGCGGGCGGGCAACGTCGTCATCTCGAGCGCGGTCGGCAACGGCGTCGGAGACGACAAGCTGGTGTACACCTACGTCCCGACGATCATCGAGTACTACCTGGGCGAAAAGCCGCTGCTGGCCAACGTCGACACCTTTCGGTGCTGGCTCGACGAGGAACGTGAGGAGGTCCTCGACCGAGTCGATGAACTGGTCATCAAACCGGTGGAGGGCTCGGGCGGCTACGGCATCGTGTTCGGCCCCGACGCGTCGGAAAAGGAACTCGCCGCGATCAGCAAGAAGATTCGCAGCGACCCGCGCGGCTGGATCGCGCAGCCGGTGGTTCAGCTGTCCACCGTCCCGACCCAGATCGGCGACAGCCTGGCGCCCCGGCACGTCGACCTGCGTCCGTTCGCCGTCAACGACGGTGACGATGTCTGGGTGCTGCCCGGCGGCCTGACGCGAGTGGCCCTGCCCGAAGGGTCGCTGGTCGTCAACTCCAGCCAGGGAGGGGGATCCAAGGACACCTGGGTGCTGGCGTCGCGCACATCGGTCGCCGACCGCGAGCTCGCCGCGGCCGAAGTGGTGCGGTCGTTGCCCAAGGCGCCGAAAGCGCCGAAGAGCGATAACGGTTCCGAGAGTTCGCAACAGCAGCAACAACAGCAGTCGCAGCCGTCGCGCGCCACGAACGGATTTCAGGACCAGCAACAGCAACAGCAGCAGCAAGCCCAAGGGAGCCAATGA
- a CDS encoding alpha-E domain-containing protein: protein MLARNAESLYWIGRYVERADDTARILDVTVHQLLEDSSVDPDQASRTLLRVLGIEPPEESLDVWSLTDIVAFGRDSHGACSIVEAISAARENARGAREVTSTEIWECLNTTYNALAERERAAKRLGPHEFLSFVEGRAAMFAGLADSTLSRDDGYRFMVLGRAIERVDMTVRLLLARVGDSASSPAWVTVLRSAGAHDTYLRTYRGVLDAGRVVEFMLLDRLFPRSVMYSLRLAEHSLDELRHRALNRVGATAETQRLLGRARSELEFLRPGVLLDSLEERLAGLQKVCADVGEALALEYFHSAPWVAWTDAGRNGSLVIEEGEV, encoded by the coding sequence ATGTTGGCCCGCAACGCTGAATCACTGTATTGGATCGGCCGCTATGTCGAGCGTGCCGACGACACCGCCCGCATCCTCGACGTGACGGTCCACCAATTGCTCGAGGATTCCAGCGTCGACCCCGACCAGGCGTCACGGACACTGCTGCGTGTGCTCGGCATCGAGCCGCCCGAGGAGTCGCTGGACGTGTGGTCGTTGACCGACATCGTCGCCTTCGGCAGAGACTCGCACGGCGCGTGTTCGATCGTTGAGGCCATCTCGGCCGCGCGTGAGAATGCCCGCGGTGCCCGCGAGGTCACCTCAACGGAGATATGGGAATGCCTCAACACGACCTACAACGCACTTGCTGAACGTGAGCGCGCGGCGAAACGTCTTGGTCCACACGAGTTCCTGTCATTTGTCGAGGGCCGCGCGGCAATGTTCGCGGGTTTGGCGGATTCGACGTTGAGCCGCGACGACGGCTACCGCTTCATGGTCCTGGGCCGCGCGATCGAACGTGTCGACATGACCGTCCGGCTGCTGCTGGCCCGTGTCGGCGACAGCGCCTCGTCACCGGCATGGGTGACGGTGCTGCGTTCCGCGGGTGCGCACGACACATATCTGCGCACCTATCGTGGCGTGCTGGATGCGGGCCGTGTCGTCGAGTTCATGCTGCTGGACCGGCTTTTCCCACGATCGGTCATGTATTCGCTGCGACTGGCCGAACACAGCCTCGACGAACTGCGTCACCGCGCCCTCAATCGCGTCGGTGCCACCGCGGAAACCCAACGGCTGCTGGGCCGCGCGCGCAGCGAGCTGGAGTTCCTGCGCCCCGGAGTGCTGCTGGATTCACTCGAGGAACGCCTCGCCGGCTTGCAGAAGGTCTGCGCCGACGTCGGAGAAGCGTTGGCGTTGGAGTACTTTCACTCCGCGCCGTGGGTCGCATGGACGGACGCGGGTCGTAACGGCTCTCTGGTCATCGAGGAAGGCGAAGTCTGA